TTCTTATACTTGGGATTCTGTAAACTGTGGtgttgttaattaaaaatggagGCATATTTAATGATACTTCTGTAGGGAGAAGTTCCTTAATCAAGAAACCTTTATCTGCTAATATCAAATCTCCAGCCACAACAAAGGTGATTACACCATTTGGTGCAACATCTaccaacatttttcatttgtttcagtGTTTGTATGAATTGTAGGTGAATCTCTGGTTTTCCATGCTTGCTGGAATTGCTGAATAAATTTTGGTGCAATCCAAAATTATcctacaatttttaaaattcataaaagCAGTAGGGAAAGTGAAAGATTAAGTCTTAGCTTCATTAAGGTCATAAACAGTTGATTAAAAAGAACCATGAACAGCTTATTGGTTGGAATACCAGTATACATTAGTACACGAGCACCTTTGTTCTTCACAATTTCATAGCTGAACCTTGTTGATAACTTTTCCAGCTTCTCAGTTGATTCAACCACCTGCTGACGCAAAAAGTAATTCTCAGCATCTTGAAATGCAGATGATGGACTCAGTAGTGAAGCATCAAGTTAAATTTGAGTCACTTCATGATCTCGTTTTGAAGACCCTGGCAGTAGTTTGGTTGAAGGACCTGGTAGTGGTTCGGTTGAAGGTCCTGGTAGTAGCTCGGTCACAAGGTTTTTTACAGTTCACTTCCTAAAAAAAGTGGTTTATTAGACTAATGGACTTTCTGCAACAAAATACATACCTTTTTTCTggtgattttatattaaacttcttctgaatattgaaatcaaataaataaatttaaaacataaatctTTGAAAAGTTAATGTTATCATTCTTTTACCTTATGAGAGAAATCCATCTATTCCTCTCGGTCTTGTTTTTTGGGAACCGAAAAAACTTACATGGATGCTTTGAACTGTAATGTTTACAGTCTGGAACAAAGCACATACCCATTCTGAAGCAGTCCTAGATCttacaaacagaaaaattaatttatttatactcgAAAACTGAAAGTCTAAAAAGTCTTTTTATCACATAAACCACGAAAacactaattattattatcatttgatTGTTATAAGATCtaatttaaatcaatataaacGAGTtcgaatcaaataaataaacaaaaataattgtggtggttgaaaattgttataaacgaggctaaaaaaataaaacgaggAAAGAAATGTCATAATTGTCATTGTTGTGTCATGTGGTTTTCATTTAAAGTGAAGTTCTCAATTTTAAAAGGTAATTATGAGAAATCATTCAATAAAAGTGCCCAGATTGTATAAAGTATCTGCTCAAGTAGCTAAAGAAGTAAGCGAAGGAATaggaagtattaaaaatatcgtttacgaaaaacagaaaaaacatcCCGTGAGTATCAATTTGATAAAAGGTTCCCCGTAAATTCCAGACAACTTTTTAGAATATAAAAGCTATATACGCCCTAGTAACCACCCTCTTTCAAAAATCTGaagaaatcgaaattttattaaagcgatcccaattattaattaaagaaattaaatttgatcCATGGTTGGCAAAAATTTTGATAGTGGAACTTTTATGGGGTAAAAAACACCTTCCAGGGCAAAGTAGACCCGAGAATACAATCCGAGCTTACGAACAAATATTTAAAGCGCATTTAAGCGATTCCGGGAGTAAAGAAAACGATTTTaaaggtaaatttttattttcagaattatgGCCGACACCAGTGTGGATAATCGACCTCTTTTGACCCCGCAAACGAGGTTGGCGGCCCTAGCTATCggcaaattgttatttttcagttttttaatgttCACGGTACcgtttatcacattttttggtACTAAATACTCTCTGAACTACTATTTCGATATCGTCGGGTTTTCTAATACAGTGTGGTCCGTTTTTACCAGTGTTATCGCAGTTAATTCGATAATTGCCGTTTACGTTTATATCGCTTATTTAGAACCTGATTATGACGAACATGGGAACGTTATTAAAGAAGAAACCgaagataaaaaacaaaaaatcaaataaattattcataatttgaattattttcgttttatttaaaataaataaccaaaaagaaactaattaattataatgttgcgtttttattcatattgtatttatatattttttggttagaATTTTGACGTTTCTCTTCTTTCTTATCTCTTATAACCAATTCAAAGTTATAGAACATCTTAATGTACTCTGAAATATTTAACTGTATAATCATATTTACATAGGCCGAGTTACAAATGACCGAACAATCACTTATAGggaaagttttctattttgaggttatatttttaattttcgaaataattcatCATAGTgtttaataatcgattatttgttTATTCGATATATCGAGAAAttcatagatttttttgttcgatttagctttaaatttatatatttatatatacagggtgagttaAGAATATTGGGTACGTGTTTTTGGGTGTTTGATCGATTTGAATAATGATAGAGATTTGTAGGGACTAATTTGAGGCTTATTTTAGTTAAATAGTGatacaaaaaccatttttagaTAAGACAAAACCGAGGTACGTACGTGTTAATACGTTAAAATGCAGTTTAAACGAAGCAATAGAAGGATTTCGAGACGAAGGATGGATTTTAAGTCAATATTTAGATAAATCTAACTACGAgggttatttagaaaaaattaaatctctAAATAACGACGAATTCGTTATAGATATACACGTATctaatttattagtatttcCATCCGGCACTGAATTCTACAAACATCCCGCTTATAAAAATGGTACAATTATCCTTCAAGATAAAGTAAGTTCCATTCAAATCGACCCTACATTTTATCCCTTCGTcccttaatattaaatttttttccaggCGAGTTGTTTACCCGTTCAAATTTTAAATCCGGTTCCTGGTAGTACCGTTCTGGATATGTGCGCGGCTCCTGGGATGAAAACGACGCATCTGGCGGCGGTTATTAACGATAAAGGGGCGGTATACGCTACAGAGATGAATCAAAAACGATTCGAAGTTTTAAAAACCATCGTGTCCAGTTGCGGCGCCACCTGCGTTAAAACTATCAATAAGGACGTTTTGAGTTGTACCAAGGAGGATTTTAATGGCGTCGAATATATTTTGGTGGATCCCAGTTGTTCGGGAACAGGTAAATTCCGTTTCGGTTGTTTTGGATAACCCTGTGTATCATTGACGGAGAAGTTCGACACAATTCATCGATTTTTCATTCGATTAAATCGGGTATTTCAATACCTTTCGATTAATCGGAAAGTTTAACGTAATATATCGATTTTTCATTCGATTTAGCTccaaatttagatttttagatatacagggtgaaGTTAAAATTATGGGACTCATTTTTGGGGTATTTAATAACCGATTAATCGATAATTTCATTGAACCGTATCGATTTTTCATTCGAGTGcgatatattatttgaatatacagTGTGAATCGATAATATCCTATCCggtgtgtttttttttcaggtatGTGCGATCGTACTGAGAAAACGGAAATTTGTCCTTCTCGTTTGGCGAGGTTGTCGGGcttccaaataaaaattctcaGACACGCTCTGACGAAATTTCCGGATGTCAAAAGGGCGGTGTATTCCACTTGTTCTTTGTTACCGGAAGAAAACGAAGAAGTCGTCCGGCAGGTTTTGGAAACGAATTACAATTTCAAATTGGTGCCGGTCGGCGGATTAATCggggaaaattggaaaaatttcgGTTCCGACGATTACGGAGATTTGGGAAGGTTCTGTATGTACGCGAAGCCCGAGGACGATTGCACCAACGGATTCTTCGTGGCGGTCTTCGAGAGGCTCGCCGAAGGCGAAGAAAATCCGTTTTTCAATACGAggattttcaatttcaaaaaacacgTCGAAGCCAAcgataaatggaaaatgaagaaacagaagaagatgGAAAGGGAAATTGACAACGAAAATGGAATAATgggaaaaaaagaagaagatgaagaacGTTTTTTGGATAAGAAacagaacaagaagaagagaaaTTACGGAAAAAGTCCAGAAGACGCGAatgttgaaaaagaagaagaaaatttgtaCGCGAACGAAGCGAAACgtggaaaaaataagaagaaaactcCAAACGTGGCTGTAGAAGATCGACAAGACCTAAATAATGTTTTAGAAtatgaagaagagaaaaacGTCGCCTGTCATTCAGATTTATTCGAAAAcacaagaaaaaagaagaagaaaactccAAACGTGGCTGTAGACGCTCAACCAGACCTAAATAATgatttagaaaaagaagaaggaaaaaatatcgtcgattcttcagatttatctaaaaaaagaaaaaaaacgaagaagaaaaCTCCAAACGTGACTGTAGACGATCAACAAGACCTAAATAATGATTTAGAAAAAGGAGAAGATGAAAACGTTGCCGGATCTTCCGGTTTGTCagtgaaacgaaaaaaaaaagaagaacgagaaaaaagaattaaatgaGGAAGGGAGCGagagaaagaagaagaggaatgAAGAGAGTAGAGGGCTCGAGGAGGAGGTAGTCGTAggtggaaagaaaaaaaatattaacagaataaatgtataattatttgttttttttttattccttccTATAACCTTCATTATCCTTGTATTGATAtcctttttctattattttaagtatttcctacagttttccaaattttttttatactttttgacttagttttcgagtttccAGCCCTGTAATTTTACATTCTTCGTCGATTTCGTCaaatttcttcgattttttttccaactttGAAGTCTTCTTCTTTATTGCAAAGTTTCGTCAAGTTTTTTTAGAAGTTATCTACCCCTTTcactttatataattaatttatctatGTTTCTTTTGTACATTGTCTATTTTTCAGTATTAGTTCattttttgttactatttttGTCTACCttgtttctattcaaaatttttttttcgatttcttcatAAAATGATAAATCCATGTTCTGCTTGTCACTTTTTGAGAATTTGAACCTCTTCATGGTTTATTTTTCTATGCTTTTATTTCTTATGACAGCTgacgtaatttttttaacaagtttttattctcaataccactatttttttatttcctcctACCGTTTTCT
This DNA window, taken from Diorhabda sublineata isolate icDioSubl1.1 chromosome 4, icDioSubl1.1, whole genome shotgun sequence, encodes the following:
- the LOC130443301 gene encoding 28S rRNA (cytosine-C(5))-methyltransferase produces the protein MRNHSIKVPRLYKVSAQVAKEVSEGIGSIKNIVYEKQKKHPNIKAIYALVTTLFQKSEEIEILLKRSQLLIKEIKFDPWLAKILIVELLWGKKHLPGQSRPENTIRAYEQIFKAHLSDSGSKENDFKDKTKPRYVRVNTLKCSLNEAIEGFRDEGWILSQYLDKSNYEGYLEKIKSLNNDEFVIDIHVSNLLVFPSGTEFYKHPAYKNGTIILQDKASCLPVQILNPVPGSTVLDMCAAPGMKTTHLAAVINDKGAVYATEMNQKRFEVLKTIVSSCGATCVKTINKDVLSCTKEDFNGVEYILVDPSCSGTGMCDRTEKTEICPSRLARLSGFQIKILRHALTKFPDVKRAVYSTCSLLPEENEEVVRQVLETNYNFKLVPVGGLIGENWKNFGSDDYGDLGRFCMYAKPEDDCTNGFFVAVFERLAEGEENPFFNTRIFNFKKHVEANDKWKMKKQKKMEREIDNENGIMGKKEEDEERFLDKKQNKKKRNYGKSPEDANVEKEEENLYANEAKRGKNKKKTPNVAVEDRQDLNNVLEYEEEKNVACHSDLFENTRKKKKKTPNVAVDAQPDLNNDLEKEEGKNIVDSSDLSKKRKKTKKKTPNVTVDDQQDLNNDLEKGEDENVAGSSGLSVKRKKKEEREKRIK